The window GAAAGGGGGCGCGGATGTCGGGACCGGCCTGCCCTCGGTTTCTCGCCGTGCTGGCGCGGTGGCTCCTGGGCACGGTGCTGGTCACCTGGCGCTACCTGTGGGAGACGACGCCCCTCCATCGCGGTTGCGATGCGCCGGGTGATGACAGCGACCGCCCGCCCCGGCTGCCCTTGGAAGCGATCGACGACCGGGTGCAACGGGCGGAGGACGGCTGGGGCCTCCTGTGCCACCGCCTCTTCCAGGTGCGCATCGCTGCCGCCGACCTCGACGCCGGCCGGCTCATCGAAGGGGTGTGCCGCGACTTCAAGCGCTTCGTCCCCTCGGAGGTGGTCGACATCCGTACCGGTGAACTGCGCGCCCACGGCCTCGACGTCGCGGACGAGCTGCTGGTGGAGATGCCGGGGCCCTGGAACGGCCCCGTCAGGGTCGTCCGCCGCGACGCGGATTGCCTGCGTCTGGCGACCCTGCGCGGCCACATGGAGGCCGGGCAGGTG of the Streptomyces sp. NBC_01788 genome contains:
- a CDS encoding DUF1990 domain-containing protein; the encoded protein is MSGPACPRFLAVLARWLLGTVLVTWRYLWETTPLHRGCDAPGDDSDRPPRLPLEAIDDRVQRAEDGWGLLCHRLFQVRIAAADLDAGRLIEGVCRDFKRFVPSEVVDIRTGELRAHGLDVADELLVEMPGPWNGPVRVVRRDADCLRLATLRGHMEAGQVQFRARQDDDLLVFEIELWACAASRLVHLLYAHLRLAKEIQLNMWVRFCLSAVTASGGRLVDGVHIRTRWLDRPGAAPGRPRQRTGTTLLARPGLTARHLAGAVRAAGMKWDRRRRNNR